The following nucleotide sequence is from Trifolium pratense cultivar HEN17-A07 linkage group LG2, ARS_RC_1.1, whole genome shotgun sequence.
CTAGGGCcctgaataatttatttttgagtttataaaACGCTGGATTTgtctccttttatttatttattaattaatttaaataaggaATAATTATTACTAAGTGCACATTGTGTAATTATCCATTAAGCTTAAATTGTGGTCTTTATTATTTCTCTCAAATATAATAACTGTCCATAAAGATAGTGTGGTAGTTATGATtgcacttaaaatatttttgtgatggactaaaattataaatagagtACAACCCTTGTTTTGGTTCCCTAAGAGTGCGTTTGGATGAGtgaattttttgaggtaaagtaatgttttgaaggaattcaaatgatttgaggtgaattccaccgtttgaatgaaaatttgaagaattttcaaaatgatggaaatttatgaagtattttgttcaagttaaatttagagaatttcaaaatgacacataaaatcaaaaaatttgaaattccttcttctctatacacattttaaaattactaattgatcgtaaaacctaaaattagctaaaaaacctaaaatcgacgataaacgctaaatcgcccgaaaaaacctaaaatcggccaaaagcccaaaaatcgactataaaccctaaaatcggccgaaagcccaaaaaatcggcagaaaaacctaaaatcggcctaaattccaaaaatcgattataaaccctaaaaatcagccgaaaaacaaaaaatcgaccgaaaatccaaaaaatctgccgaaaacctaaaatcggccaaaattgactataaaacctaaaatcggccggcaacccAAAAAAtaggcagaaaaacctaaaatcaccAAAATTGCAAAAATCGAATTTAGGGTTTatggtcgatttttgggtttttcggtcaatttttgggttttcgattaattttttgggttttcatccgattttagagtttatagtcgattttagggcttttggtcaattttaggttttttggccgttttaggtttttcagccaatttttttggttcattggccgattttatggtttttcggcggttttaggtttttcggccgattttatggtttatagtcgattttaggtttttcagccgatttttttcggtttttcggccaatttttgggtttagggtcgattttattaaaataaatagaattaaatgaaagaaattcaattacattactcaaacaaagaattttacaattgatggaattttaacactttatccaaacactggaatttgaaaatcaagagaattcaattgaatcaattgaattgcctagtatttaaaatcccttgaatttctagaatccctaatccaaacacactctaagccTAACAATCGCCTTCAGAAACTTACACCATCAAAGATTCAAAGTGAGACTGTGGAGGGTTTAGAAGAACCTCAACATCCCCAAAAGGAGCAATTCTCAAGCAATAACAAGTTTGAAGCAAAAACAATGGCTAGAGGTATTTTGACTATTAAATTCGATTTCGTTTTCGCTGTTTTAAGATAGAATTTCGTTACTGAATTAGTAGAAATTctaacaacttatgcaaataaattagtttttatgctattttatcaGTTTTTGCTAATGAAAATTGTATGAGTGTAAGTCTATgtgttaattttattaaaattaatagaaATTATTCGTTTGCAAAATAGGTTAAAATTAGGGGATTAAATgtgatattataaaaattagagCGTCAAAATTGcgagtttatgaaaattagaGATAAAAAAGTTGCAAATTAGCCTTATAAATCTGACACATAATTTGAAATGGAGGAAATATTTTAGTAACTTATTCTCTCAAACAAAAAGTAACTTTtatgcttttttattttcatcaaatcatttacattttttaacaaattttattttcatcaaatcatttatattttttaatacattttattttcataaaatttggCCCCAGAGAACGTACCCGGCTGACCACTGGTCTACTTGACACCCGCATTACTTTGTTTGCAACTTCGATGACTTTGTGAGCCCAATTTTGCTTTAATCACATACTTATATTTCTTAATTGTGTAAGTGAGAGAGCAATTAACAATTCGTAAACCAAAGTGGTTTCGTTTCATTGCATCATTCAATCGATCAGAGTAAAATGGTTAATCGACGCTTCACTCAGGTAGCCACCAGCGACGAAGATGAAGACGAAGCACCACCACAACCACCACCTCAGCGGAATTCGAAGCTACGCAATCGGAAGAGAATGAAGCTTCTAGACGAAGAAGATAGCGACGATAATGGTGAGATGGAAGGAGTGAAAAAGGAACCGCCGCAGACTCCCGACGATGCAAAACCAATTGGTGATCCGATTAGGGTTTCGGGAAAAGGAAGAGGGAGGAAGAGACATTACGAATCATTCGAATTCGATGGCAATCAATATTCTCTAGTAAGTTTCGTAACGTTTCTTAGTAATTTGATTTCTTGCGAAACTTAGTGAGAATATTGATTTCCATCGAATTCGAATGATTCATAATGTCTCTTCCTCCCTCTTCCTTTTCCCGAAACCCTAATTGCATCACCAATTGGTTTTGCATCATCTGATGAAGTCTGCGGTTcctttttccctttttctttctCACCATCATCGTCGAATTCAATGGAAATCAATATTGCCACAACACAAATTGTTCTCATTCTGTTTTTTTGCAGGAGGATCCTGTAATGCTTCTACCTGAGGATAAAGAACAAAAACCATATGTTGCTATAATTAAGGTATTTTGTTTCCCTTTACCAATTATTCATTTTGCTATCACTTTGCTGTTATTGATTAATATGCCTAACTGTGACTAAGAATTAGAATTGATCAATTGAAGAATTAGAATTGATTAATTGAAGAATTAGAATTTATCAGTTTTTGATGGAGGCAACTAgcatatagaaaaattaatttcgCCGTTATAGAAACAGATTTGGATCCTTTCATGCATGCTAAACCTAAAATGTTGTAGAGGGttgtaaagaaaaattgtgGGTGAGGATCAAAACCCTATCAAAACATGTCTGTGCTGCCTTGATGTTTTAAAGGGTTTCCCACTGTTCGGCGGCCTCCCTTTATCAACAATTGTTATTTACTCctctcgtttttttttttttgagaaatgcATGCCTTCAATCTCAGTGTTTTGGTATTGCTCTGCTGTCAGGACATTATACAGTACTTTAGTGGTAGCATAATGGTGGCGGGACAGTGGTTTTATCGTCCTGAAGAAGCTGAAAAAAAAGGCGGTGGAAGTTGGAAGTCATGTGATACAAGGGAGCTTTTTTATAGTTTCCACCGTGATGAGGTTCCTGCAGAGTCTGTTATGCACAAGTGTGTGGTGCATTTTGTTCCCTTAAACAAACAGTTTCCAAAACGTAAGCAACATCCTGGCTTTATTGTACAAAAGGTGTATGATACTTTGGAAAGAAAACTCTGGAAGCTGACTGATAAGGACTTTGAGGATATTAAACAGCAAGAAATTGACGAGCTTGTTCAGAAAACTCGAAAACGCATCGGTGAGCTACTTGACATTGAGCCTGAAGAAGTCCCTCCTGCTGATCAGGAggtgacaaaaaataaaagaagtttAAGGAGAAAGAGCATTTCTCCCATTGATGTTTCAAGGGAGGAGGAAGGAGTTCCTAAAACTGACCAACATTCAAAGCCTGAAACACCAGCAAGCTGTGTAAATAATGACTCAAAGTATCATCGCATATTAGTGAAGTTCAATTCACTAACTGGTAACATTCATCGCGACAAATGGTTGGAGAGGCTGCTTCAACACGTTCAGTACATGTGTAATTATGATGAGAGTATAGAAAAGGGAAAGGAATCGGGAAATCCCGATTCTGATGAAATCAAGAATAAAAACAATGATAGAACTTCAGAAATAGCAAGTGACTGTCCGGACAAGGGTCAGAAGGTATGAAATTATTGTATTATTACagttatcaatttttattttttcatcccGTTCTTACTAGTTCCCCTTACCTTAAGGAGTATATGAAGTCTGTCTTTTTTCCCCTCTTCACTCTACAGAGTTCCAAGTCCTTTGTGTGGCCAGATGCTGCTGTTTCAGCCATAGTTTCTCTTGAAAAAGCTTCACACGAGGCTCTATCAACAGATTTTCAGAAGTATAACCAAAAGTTGCGGCAACTAGATTTTAATCTCAAGGTCAGAAGCTGGCATTCCGCATATATAAATGATACCCttgaaataattataaatatgatAATTGAGTCATTGGAAAAACTGCATTTTAAATTGGGACTTTCAACCTTGTATTGATTTTTGTTCATATAGTATTACAGTATCTAATAAAGATTAATGTCTGGGAGGTTAAAAGTCTGAAATAAAAGTATTGTCTTTCTATTCATAATAATGAAACAATAAATTGGATTGTTGCATACTAAGTTACATGTCACACAATGTTATGTGCAGCATCTTTTGCAGTGTTTTTTGACTGAGAAATCTATGTGGGAGCACAATGGTGATAGTGATAATGTTTTTGGCTCAAGAAGTCAATTGTTTTTCCAGCAGTGGTAATGATTAACTGAATATATTATTCCATATGTATGTTCTTTGCAGAACAATGCGTTGCTAGCATGCCGTCTGTTAAATGGAGAGTTGAAACCttcaaaaatgttaaatatgACACCCATTGAATTAAAGGTACCATATCTGTCtagatttattatttatttatttttcaatggtCTAGATTTCCCCCTACTGTTTTCCAATTTAACCTAGCAGCATCCGGTTTGGGTTTTTGTcacttaatttttattgattaggGGAAAGTGGGAAGATTTTAAACCACTTTCCTTATATTGTCGAGAAGTATTAACCCCCCCACCTTTTTTGTTGCATTTTCATAGAGGCGTCCTGGTTGGGTTAAATGGCTATAATATtgcataatattattatttgttgtagaTGAACTTTCAGCATTGCAGAAAACATCGATGTAGTCCTCTTTAATGCTTGTGTTGTATAAAATTGCTTTTGTAGTTTGATTCTACTTATTAAAACATCAATGTAGTTAATATAATATAGGTAAGGTCTCAGAATATAGGTAAGTATAAAACTGTTCgccctttttcttttattgaaaCAACAAGTAATGCACGCATTTCATAAAACAACTatgaattgaattgaaatacTATTGATTGTTTTGGAAAGATTAAAAGATGCTCAATAAAAGATGCTTTTGGAAAGATTAAACTGTCTGTtgattgttttgtttcataTGGTCATCAACTAAATATGAACTTCAGGAGGGCTTGACTGCCGAGGAATTAACCAGGAAGGAGCCTGATGAAAAACAGCACATGCAAGTAAGTTTTCCTCACTTTCCCCCACTACAATTTTATTCTCTGTTGTGTGAAAATCTGCTGACTTCAGCTTTCCCACCCCTCAAACAGATGACGGATGCCCGCTGCTCAAGATGCGCGGAACTTAAGGTGGGCTTGAGGGAGATTATCCACGCTGGACACGATGACCGTTATCAGGTTTGTATTTTTAGTCCAGAATTTCAAACGGACCAATGTGTCCTGTAACTTTAGTGCCTGGTTTGATTGCTTGGTGCTCTGCCTTTTATTCAGCTGGAATGTGTTGCCTGTGGTAATTCCTGGTATGCCTCCCGGGATGAGGTGTCTGCACTGACCATAGACGGATCAGATTCAAAGAGAAGCTTAGGCATAGCGCCATCAGCCACTGCAAAATTTGAAAATGTTCAGAAGAAGCTGGCGAGTCCCCGTGAATCTGAAAAATCAGCTGATGACATCTCTAAGAAAACAAGTGAACCACGTATGCCTGTTTTGGACACCCAGAAATCACTTGGCAAGCCCAAGAAAGACGACAATATCGAGGCCAAAAGACATGCTGATACGGAATGACCTATGCTGTGTTCTTCAGAGTTACAAATTAGTAGTATTTATGTTACGGCTGAAACCTACAAAAGGTTGTGTATGTAGAGTTCTCCTCCTGTTTGATCATAGAAGAGGGTAGTGTTAgcagtaaatttatttttgactcTTTAATTGTAAAccttttaaacaaaataaaataaattgtcatgtGCTTTTAACTTTGCTTTGTCTCATTGGAAAATCACGCAGTGGCATTACTTTCAACAAAGTTTAGTGATTTGCCACGTAAATGTCAAaatctttttaatattttattaccAATCACTAATCATTTTTCCACCAAGTGGAAGCAGTGGATGGACAAGAACAAAAGCTCATTCTAAATTGGACATATACAATATAATTGTGTTTTATCATCATTACAAAAGAGTTagtatttatttacatttaGTACAACATGGAAGGCACTTGCATGAAGAATTGATCtcagtaaaataaataaattaatagtacTCAAATAGTAAATATAAACTATGCATTTATTAGGATAAGATACTAAGAAAGAAGGGTGCCTTATTCACACAGTGGACAAACAGTGGAATCCTGTCCTGTTTTCTGGGGTTGTTATTGTAGTTGGCTGGCATTGGATCACATCACTGGTCCCACACTACATGCTTAGCtagacaaaaataaaagtaagtAAAAGAAGAGACAAAAGAAACACTATGATGGTGCTTAAAATCAAAGA
It contains:
- the LOC123908918 gene encoding uncharacterized protein LOC123908918 is translated as MVNRRFTQVATSDEDEDEAPPQPPPQRNSKLRNRKRMKLLDEEDSDDNGEMEGVKKEPPQTPDDAKPIGDPIRVSGKGRGRKRHYESFEFDGNQYSLEDPVMLLPEDKEQKPYVAIIKDIIQYFSGSIMVAGQWFYRPEEAEKKGGGSWKSCDTRELFYSFHRDEVPAESVMHKCVVHFVPLNKQFPKRKQHPGFIVQKVYDTLERKLWKLTDKDFEDIKQQEIDELVQKTRKRIGELLDIEPEEVPPADQEVTKNKRSLRRKSISPIDVSREEEGVPKTDQHSKPETPASCVNNDSKYHRILVKFNSLTGNIHRDKWLERLLQHVQYMCNYDESIEKGKESGNPDSDEIKNKNNDRTSEIASDCPDKGQKSSKSFVWPDAAVSAIVSLEKASHEALSTDFQKYNQKLRQLDFNLKNNALLACRLLNGELKPSKMLNMTPIELKEGLTAEELTRKEPDEKQHMQMTDARCSRCAELKVGLREIIHAGHDDRYQLECVACGNSWYASRDEVSALTIDGSDSKRSLGIAPSATAKFENVQKKLASPRESEKSADDISKKTSEPRMPVLDTQKSLGKPKKDDNIEAKRHADTE